One segment of Streptomyces sp. NA02950 DNA contains the following:
- a CDS encoding UDP-glucose/GDP-mannose dehydrogenase family protein gives MPPKITVIGTGYLGATHAAAMAELGFEVLGLDIVPEKIAMLSAGTVPMYEPGLEELLRRHVAGIGGATGRLRFTSSYEEAGEFGDVHFICVNTPQKHGEYACDMSYVDSAVESLAPHLHRPALVVGKSTVPVGSADRLAARLAELAPVGGDAELAWNPEFLREGFAVQDTLHPDRIVVGVTSERAEKQLREVYATPIAEGSPFVVTDYPTAELVKTSANSFLATKISFINAMAEVCEAAGGDVVKLAEAIGHDERIGKKFLRAGIGFGGGCLPKDIRAFMARAGELGADQALTFLREVDSINMRRRGHMVELAREAIGGSFLGKRVAVLGATFKPDSDDVRDSPALNVAGQIQLQGAQVTVFDPKGMDNARALFPTLAYAPSALEAARGAHAVLHLTEWREFRELDPAGLGEVVAERRVLDGRNALDPDRWREAGWHYRALGRPLA, from the coding sequence ATGCCCCCCAAGATCACAGTGATCGGCACCGGCTATCTCGGCGCCACGCACGCCGCGGCCATGGCCGAGCTGGGGTTCGAGGTGCTGGGTCTTGACATCGTCCCCGAGAAGATCGCGATGCTCTCGGCGGGCACGGTGCCGATGTACGAACCGGGCCTGGAGGAGCTGCTGCGGCGCCATGTCGCGGGCATCGGGGGCGCGACCGGGCGGCTGCGCTTCACCAGCTCCTACGAGGAGGCGGGTGAGTTCGGTGATGTCCACTTCATCTGTGTGAACACCCCGCAGAAGCACGGTGAGTACGCCTGTGACATGAGTTACGTCGACTCCGCGGTGGAGTCGCTCGCCCCGCATCTGCACCGTCCGGCGCTGGTCGTCGGCAAGTCCACGGTGCCGGTGGGCAGCGCGGACCGGCTGGCGGCCCGGCTGGCGGAGCTGGCCCCGGTCGGCGGCGACGCCGAGCTGGCCTGGAACCCGGAGTTCCTGCGCGAGGGCTTCGCCGTCCAGGACACCCTGCACCCGGACCGGATCGTGGTCGGCGTCACCAGCGAACGGGCCGAGAAGCAGCTGCGCGAGGTGTACGCCACACCCATCGCCGAGGGCTCGCCGTTCGTGGTCACCGACTACCCGACCGCCGAGCTGGTGAAGACCTCGGCGAACTCCTTCCTCGCCACCAAGATCTCCTTCATCAACGCCATGGCCGAGGTCTGCGAGGCCGCGGGCGGCGATGTGGTGAAGCTGGCCGAGGCCATCGGCCATGACGAGCGCATCGGAAAGAAGTTCCTGCGTGCCGGGATCGGCTTCGGCGGCGGCTGTCTGCCCAAGGACATCCGGGCGTTCATGGCCCGCGCCGGTGAGCTGGGCGCGGACCAGGCGCTCACCTTCCTGCGCGAGGTGGACTCGATCAACATGCGGCGCCGCGGCCATATGGTCGAGCTGGCCCGCGAGGCCATCGGCGGCAGCTTCCTGGGCAAGCGGGTGGCGGTGCTGGGCGCGACCTTCAAGCCGGACTCGGACGACGTACGGGACTCCCCCGCACTCAACGTCGCCGGGCAGATACAGCTCCAGGGCGCCCAGGTCACCGTCTTCGACCCCAAGGGCATGGACAACGCCCGCGCCCTCTTCCCGACCCTGGCCTACGCGCCCAGCGCGCTGGAGGCGGCGCGCGGCGCCCATGCGGTGCTGCACCTCACCGAGTGGCGCGAGTTCCGTGAGCTGGACCCGGCCGGGCTCGGCGAGGTGGTCGCCGAGCGCCGCGTCCTGGACGGGCGCAACGCCCTGGACCCGGACCGCTGGCGCGAGGCGGGCTGGCACTACCGGGCACTCGGCCGCCCCCTGGCCTGA
- a CDS encoding acyl-CoA dehydrogenase family protein has protein sequence MASSVNDFDLYRPSEEHDMLRDSVRSLAEAKIAPFATEIDEEGRFPQEALEALVANDLHAVHVPESYGGAGADALATVIVIEEVARVCASSSLIPAVNKLGSLPVVLSGSEELKKKYLGPLAKGDGMFSYCLSEPDAGSDAASMKTKAVRDGDFYVLNGVKRWITNAGVSEYYTVMAVTDPEKRSKGISAFVVEKSDEGVSFGAPEKKLGIKGSPTREVYLDNVRIPADRMIGAEGTGFATAMKTLDHTRVTIAAQAIGIAQGALDYAKGYVQERKQFGKAIADFQGIQFMLADMAMKLEAARQLTYAAAAKSERVDGDLTFFGAAAKCYASDVAMEVTTDAVQLLGGYGYTRDYPVERMMRDAKITQIYEGTNQVQRIVMARNLP, from the coding sequence TTGGCGTCCTCGGTGAACGACTTCGACCTGTACCGGCCGTCCGAGGAGCACGACATGCTCCGCGATTCGGTCCGCTCCCTCGCCGAGGCGAAAATAGCGCCCTTTGCCACGGAGATCGACGAGGAGGGCCGCTTCCCGCAGGAGGCGCTGGAGGCCCTCGTCGCCAATGACCTGCACGCGGTGCATGTCCCCGAGTCCTACGGCGGCGCGGGCGCGGACGCCCTGGCCACCGTGATCGTCATCGAGGAGGTCGCCCGGGTCTGCGCCTCCTCCTCGCTGATCCCCGCGGTCAACAAGCTGGGCTCGCTGCCGGTCGTCCTCTCCGGCTCCGAGGAGCTGAAGAAGAAGTACCTGGGCCCGCTCGCCAAGGGCGACGGGATGTTCTCGTACTGCCTCTCCGAGCCGGACGCGGGCTCGGATGCGGCGAGCATGAAGACCAAGGCCGTCCGCGACGGCGACTTCTACGTGCTCAACGGTGTGAAGCGCTGGATCACCAACGCCGGGGTCTCCGAGTACTACACGGTGATGGCCGTCACCGACCCCGAGAAGCGCTCCAAGGGCATCTCCGCCTTCGTCGTGGAGAAGTCCGACGAGGGTGTCTCCTTCGGCGCCCCGGAGAAGAAGCTCGGTATCAAGGGCTCCCCGACCCGCGAGGTCTACCTCGACAACGTCCGGATCCCCGCCGACCGCATGATCGGCGCCGAGGGCACCGGCTTCGCCACCGCGATGAAGACCCTGGACCACACCCGCGTGACCATCGCCGCCCAGGCGATCGGTATCGCCCAGGGCGCGCTGGACTACGCCAAGGGGTACGTCCAGGAGCGCAAGCAGTTCGGCAAGGCCATCGCCGACTTCCAGGGGATCCAGTTCATGCTGGCCGACATGGCGATGAAGCTGGAGGCCGCGCGCCAGCTCACCTACGCGGCCGCCGCCAAGTCCGAGCGCGTCGATGGCGATCTCACCTTCTTCGGCGCCGCCGCCAAGTGCTACGCCTCGGACGTCGCGATGGAGGTCACGACCGACGCCGTCCAGCTGCTCGGCGGCTACGGCTACACCCGTGACTACCCGGTCGAGCGGATGATGCGCGACGCCAAGATCACCCAGATTTATGAGGGCACGAACCAAGTTCAGCGGATCGTGATGGCAAGGAACCTTCCCTAG
- the ltrA gene encoding group II intron reverse transcriptase/maturase, translating into MLSKENLLAALNRVEANRGAPGVDGMTTAELRPWLLVHWPVVRAELDAGTYRPAPVRQVIIPKPGGGERMLGVPRVLDRLIQQAIAQVLVPVFDPQFSGSSFGFRPGRSAHQAVRVARRAIEDGHRWVVDLDLDRFFDRVQHDVLMARVARKVSDRRVLKLIRRYLEAGIMVDGVKMPSAEGTPQGSPLSPVLSNVMLDDLDRELFRRGHRFVRYADDVRVFVRSERAAHRVLASVTAVVEQRLKLKVNREKSRVVRASAAMLLGFGFYFTRNGVRIRIDPKALARWKAKIRELTSRRWSIAMDERIAKIDRFMTGWMGYFRISDASRAFRDLDEWFRRRMRQIRWKEWKRPRTRQAMLRKLGISERLSREWGGTSKGYWRVAGSPVLARALPNAYWDDLGLRTLKPTWQRLRSAG; encoded by the coding sequence ATGCTCTCGAAGGAGAACCTGCTCGCGGCGCTCAACCGCGTCGAAGCGAACCGGGGGGCTCCCGGGGTGGACGGGATGACCACGGCGGAGCTTCGTCCGTGGTTGCTGGTGCACTGGCCCGTTGTCCGGGCTGAGCTCGATGCGGGCACTTACCGGCCGGCGCCGGTCCGTCAGGTGATCATCCCGAAGCCTGGCGGCGGTGAGCGGATGCTGGGGGTGCCGCGGGTGCTGGACCGCTTGATCCAGCAGGCTATCGCGCAAGTGCTCGTGCCCGTTTTCGACCCGCAGTTTTCGGGGTCGTCCTTCGGGTTCCGTCCCGGCCGGTCCGCTCATCAGGCGGTCAGGGTCGCGAGGCGGGCGATCGAGGACGGCCACCGGTGGGTCGTGGACCTTGATCTGGACCGGTTCTTCGACCGGGTTCAGCACGATGTCCTGATGGCGCGGGTCGCGCGGAAAGTCAGTGACCGCAGGGTCTTGAAGTTGATCCGCAGGTACCTGGAAGCCGGGATCATGGTGGACGGCGTGAAGATGCCGAGTGCGGAGGGAACCCCGCAGGGGTCGCCGCTTTCGCCCGTCTTGTCGAACGTCATGCTCGACGACCTGGACCGGGAGCTGTTCAGGCGCGGTCACCGGTTCGTGCGTTACGCCGACGATGTGCGCGTCTTCGTGCGGAGCGAACGGGCCGCCCACAGGGTGCTTGCCTCGGTCACGGCCGTGGTCGAGCAGCGGTTGAAACTGAAGGTCAACCGGGAGAAGTCAAGAGTTGTCCGAGCGTCCGCCGCCATGCTGCTGGGGTTCGGCTTCTACTTCACCCGGAACGGGGTCAGGATCCGGATTGACCCGAAGGCGCTGGCGCGCTGGAAGGCGAAGATCCGGGAGCTGACCTCACGCCGGTGGAGCATCGCGATGGACGAACGGATCGCGAAGATCGACCGGTTCATGACCGGGTGGATGGGCTACTTCCGGATCTCGGATGCCTCCAGGGCGTTCCGGGACCTGGACGAGTGGTTCCGCCGCAGGATGCGGCAGATCCGCTGGAAGGAATGGAAGCGTCCCAGGACGCGCCAGGCCATGCTGCGAAAGCTCGGCATCAGCGAGCGGCTCTCCCGTGAATGGGGAGGCACCAGCAAGGGCTACTGGCGGGTCGCGGGGTCTCCCGTCCTTGCGCGGGCACTGCCCAATGCCTACTGGGACGATCTTGGTCTGCGCACGCTCAAGCCGACCTGGCAACGGTTGAGATCAGCTGGATGA
- a CDS encoding DUF397 domain-containing protein, whose amino-acid sequence MQNGTDLYALDISGASFVQACGGPCTEGCVTLAQIGDGLWALGDSKRPDAQPLRFTTEELDAAGIDPARFGLNV is encoded by the coding sequence ATGCAGAACGGAACCGACCTGTACGCGCTCGACATCAGCGGGGCCTCGTTCGTCCAGGCGTGCGGCGGCCCCTGTACCGAGGGATGCGTGACCCTGGCCCAGATCGGTGATGGCCTCTGGGCGCTCGGTGACAGCAAGCGGCCGGACGCGCAGCCGCTGCGGTTCACCACGGAGGAGCTGGACGCGGCCGGTATCGACCCGGCGCGCTTCGGCCTGAACGTCTGA
- a CDS encoding DUF6879 family protein, with translation MPSSVPSFAELLGQCERSAVHLELRDSYAPTDRFEAWKRGERIKWEDRESWWHPYDQLITDTVARGVVIRRARVVSEPVSDYIRWEHYVTRANITAGEEVRWLPRRRATSIALPGNDFWLFDGALLRVHHFSGDGVVVEDEITTDPEAVKLCSAAFEAVWERAIPHHLYKI, from the coding sequence ATGCCGTCGAGCGTGCCCAGCTTCGCTGAGCTGCTTGGCCAGTGCGAGCGGTCCGCCGTCCACCTGGAGCTGCGTGACTCCTACGCGCCAACGGATCGGTTCGAGGCATGGAAGCGGGGCGAGCGGATCAAGTGGGAGGACCGCGAATCCTGGTGGCACCCCTATGACCAGTTGATCACGGACACTGTGGCCCGGGGTGTGGTGATCCGTCGGGCCCGGGTGGTTTCCGAGCCGGTATCGGACTACATCCGGTGGGAGCACTACGTCACCCGCGCCAACATCACGGCGGGTGAGGAAGTGCGGTGGTTGCCACGGCGACGGGCCACGAGTATCGCCCTGCCGGGGAATGACTTCTGGCTGTTCGATGGTGCGCTGCTCCGGGTGCACCACTTCTCAGGTGACGGCGTGGTGGTGGAGGACGAGATTACGACGGACCCCGAAGCCGTGAAGCTGTGCTCCGCCGCCTTCGAAGCGGTCTGGGAGCGAGCGATCCCGCACCACCTGTACAAGATCTGA
- a CDS encoding helix-turn-helix transcriptional regulator: MPPHPSSRVQKAREELAGRLREIRKDAGISGRELAVRCGWSESKSSRIENAKTPPSDRDIGAWCRACAADDQVPDLIAANRQSADAHVQWKGLQRSGLRRLQESTGDLYQQTKLFRIYVSDVIPGFLQTPGYATALLSAIADFRGTPDDVSDAVAARMRRNGVLSNGTRRFSFVVEESVLRYRLCSAETMAAQLGHLLGVMDLQNVAVGIVPFSPQRTMWPMPTFTIFDDSRVHADTLDAAATLTQPSQVELYARAFERLSQGAARGAAARSLIADAVASLT, from the coding sequence GTGCCCCCACACCCCTCCTCACGCGTTCAGAAGGCCCGCGAAGAGCTGGCCGGCCGTCTGCGCGAGATCCGGAAGGACGCGGGAATCAGCGGGCGGGAGCTGGCCGTCAGGTGCGGTTGGTCAGAGTCGAAGTCATCCCGGATCGAGAACGCGAAGACCCCTCCATCCGATAGAGACATCGGAGCGTGGTGCCGGGCCTGCGCCGCTGATGACCAGGTCCCCGACTTGATCGCGGCTAACAGACAGTCCGCCGATGCTCATGTGCAGTGGAAAGGGCTCCAGCGGAGCGGCCTACGTCGCCTGCAAGAGTCGACCGGCGATCTGTACCAACAAACCAAGCTATTCCGGATCTACGTCTCCGACGTGATTCCCGGATTCCTCCAGACGCCCGGATACGCCACCGCGCTGCTGTCAGCCATCGCAGACTTCCGAGGAACCCCGGATGACGTGAGTGACGCTGTGGCGGCCCGCATGAGGCGTAACGGGGTGCTGAGCAATGGCACACGCCGGTTCTCGTTTGTAGTGGAGGAGTCGGTGTTGCGGTACCGGCTGTGCAGCGCAGAGACGATGGCAGCGCAGCTTGGTCATCTGCTCGGGGTCATGGATCTCCAGAACGTTGCCGTGGGGATCGTCCCGTTCTCGCCGCAGCGGACGATGTGGCCGATGCCCACCTTCACGATCTTCGACGACAGCAGGGTGCACGCGGACACGCTGGATGCTGCTGCCACCCTCACGCAGCCAAGCCAGGTCGAGCTGTACGCCCGAGCGTTTGAGCGGTTGTCGCAAGGGGCCGCGAGGGGAGCAGCAGCACGTTCCCTGATAGCGGATGCGGTGGCCTCCCTCACGTGA
- a CDS encoding LCP family protein, with the protein MSDWPQGWTGDRYGRGSGGSEPEGARAMPQVRRAAPGAGGPPPHNEPPLPPSMSPRGTVPQQSQGHDDYDDGYNTGQVYGRGSGGPGNGGPGGAPRPARPKNWKRRITIGLVTFLVLLLAVGIGTYFWADSKLRREVDLSKVEDRPEGGKGTNYLIVGSDSREGLSAEQKKKLHTGSAEGRRTDSMILLHVGENGNTMISLPRDSYVTIPAFTGSESGNRIPQSQNKLNASYSSEGPSLLVRTIEYNTGLKIDHYAEIGFDGFAKLVDGVGGVEIDIPQDMKEKNSGTDLKKGKQTLNGNQALAFVRQRYGLAGGDLDRTKNQQKFLSALANKAAAPSTLMNPFTLYPTMGAGLDNLVVDKDMSLWDVKDMFFAMKSVSGGDGKQMNMPISNPGLSTPKGSAVQWDMPKVKELVGQLKNDEKVTVSGN; encoded by the coding sequence ATGAGCGATTGGCCCCAGGGATGGACCGGCGACCGGTACGGACGTGGCAGCGGAGGCTCCGAGCCGGAGGGGGCCCGTGCGATGCCGCAGGTCAGGCGTGCGGCGCCGGGTGCGGGCGGCCCGCCGCCGCACAATGAGCCGCCGCTGCCGCCGAGCATGTCTCCGCGCGGCACGGTGCCGCAGCAGTCCCAGGGCCATGACGACTACGACGATGGTTACAACACCGGTCAGGTCTACGGCCGCGGCAGCGGCGGACCGGGGAACGGCGGCCCCGGTGGCGCCCCCCGTCCGGCCAGGCCCAAGAACTGGAAGCGCCGGATAACCATCGGCCTGGTGACCTTTCTCGTCCTGCTGCTGGCCGTCGGGATCGGCACCTACTTCTGGGCCGACTCCAAGCTGCGCCGCGAGGTCGACCTGAGCAAGGTCGAGGACCGGCCCGAAGGCGGCAAGGGCACCAACTACCTGATCGTCGGCTCCGACAGCCGTGAGGGGCTGTCCGCCGAGCAGAAGAAGAAGCTGCACACCGGCTCCGCCGAGGGCCGCCGCACCGACTCCATGATCCTTCTCCATGTCGGTGAGAACGGGAACACCATGATCAGCCTCCCGCGTGACTCCTATGTCACCATCCCGGCCTTCACCGGTTCGGAGAGCGGCAACCGGATCCCGCAGAGCCAGAACAAGCTGAACGCGTCGTACTCCTCCGAGGGCCCCTCGCTGCTGGTCCGCACGATCGAGTACAACACCGGCCTGAAGATCGACCACTACGCGGAGATCGGCTTCGACGGCTTCGCCAAGCTCGTGGACGGGGTCGGCGGTGTGGAGATCGACATCCCGCAGGACATGAAGGAGAAGAACTCCGGGACCGATCTGAAGAAGGGCAAGCAGACGCTGAACGGCAACCAGGCGCTCGCCTTCGTCCGGCAGCGCTACGGCCTGGCGGGCGGCGACCTGGACCGCACCAAGAACCAGCAGAAGTTCCTGTCGGCGCTCGCCAACAAGGCGGCCGCGCCGAGCACGCTGATGAACCCCTTCACGCTCTACCCGACGATGGGCGCCGGGCTGGACAACCTGGTCGTCGACAAGGACATGAGCCTGTGGGACGTGAAGGACATGTTCTTCGCGATGAAGTCCGTCTCCGGCGGTGACGGCAAGCAGATGAACATGCCCATCTCCAACCCGGGCCTCTCCACCCCCAAGGGCAGCGCGGTCCAGTGGGACATGCCCAAGGTCAAGGAGCTGGTGGGGCAGCTGAAGAACGACGAGAAGGTCACCGTCTCCGGCAACTGA
- a CDS encoding acyl-CoA thioesterase — MTIQAQDAEPELPGKPTSASRTTLSHIMTHGDTNLLGTVHGGVIMKLVDDAAGAVAGRHSEGPAVTASMDEMAFLEPVRVGDLVHVKAQVNWTGRSSMEVGVRVLAERWNESTPATQVGSAYLVFAAVDADGKPRPVPPVTPETERDRRRYQEAEIRRTHRLARRRAIRELRARRSADGGEEL, encoded by the coding sequence ATGACCATTCAGGCCCAGGACGCGGAACCGGAGCTTCCGGGCAAGCCGACTTCCGCATCCCGTACCACGCTGTCACACATCATGACCCACGGTGACACCAATCTCCTCGGTACCGTACATGGCGGCGTGATCATGAAATTGGTGGACGACGCGGCGGGAGCGGTCGCCGGACGCCACTCCGAGGGCCCCGCGGTCACGGCGTCGATGGACGAGATGGCCTTTCTGGAGCCGGTCCGGGTCGGCGACCTCGTCCATGTGAAGGCTCAGGTCAACTGGACCGGACGGTCCTCCATGGAGGTCGGGGTGCGGGTGCTGGCCGAGCGGTGGAACGAATCCACCCCCGCCACCCAGGTCGGCAGCGCCTATCTGGTCTTCGCCGCGGTCGACGCCGACGGCAAGCCCCGGCCCGTCCCCCCGGTGACACCCGAGACCGAACGCGACAGGCGGCGCTACCAGGAGGCCGAGATCCGGCGCACCCACCGGCTCGCCCGCCGCCGGGCCATCCGGGAGCTGCGCGCCCGCCGCTCCGCCGACGGCGGCGAGGAGCTGTAG
- a CDS encoding LCP family protein — translation MRAPARLPHPPRPRSGRRPRWGLRIAAGASGLVLAVSGIGHLLVRELESGIHRVDVFDDLDNRPQGGGGGVNFLVVGTDGRDRITPQEKALYRLGGAPCHCTDTIMLVHLSGDRHRASVVSLPRDSYAEIPAYTDAAGRRHPMHPQKLNAAYAEGGPGLTVRTVEQLTGVHVDHYLEVDFTSFMKTVDVVGGVKVCTARPLKDDHTGLDLPAGSHVLNGGQALQYVRSRHIDGTSDLGRIQRQQRFMASVIHQTTAGGILFNPVKFNKVASTLLGSVRADHGFGAEDLVELGRAMHGFTPASSEFASVPVDLPGTPVRGVGSTLRWNEEKAGRLFTAIREDRPLTVHRPRKAGGVPVDVAPARIKVHVLNGTTESGLARRADRALHASGFATTGSPADAAVSDVKRTVITYDPVWNRSVRSLAAALPGAELRPVAKQGAVMQVTVGRDYKGVRKVRTEEPRPDKNGIEAVTGDEVACS, via the coding sequence GTGAGAGCACCGGCCCGTCTCCCCCACCCGCCGCGCCCCCGCTCCGGCCGCCGTCCCCGCTGGGGGCTGCGGATCGCCGCCGGGGCCTCCGGTCTGGTGCTGGCCGTCAGCGGTATCGGACATCTGCTGGTCCGGGAGCTGGAATCCGGTATCCACCGGGTCGATGTCTTCGACGACCTGGACAACCGGCCGCAGGGCGGCGGCGGGGGCGTCAACTTCCTGGTGGTCGGCACGGACGGCCGGGACCGGATCACCCCGCAGGAGAAGGCGCTGTACCGGCTGGGCGGCGCGCCCTGCCACTGCACCGACACGATCATGCTGGTGCATCTGTCGGGCGACCGCCACCGCGCCAGCGTGGTCAGTCTGCCCCGGGACTCCTACGCCGAGATCCCCGCGTACACCGACGCCGCCGGCAGACGGCACCCCATGCATCCGCAGAAGCTCAACGCCGCCTACGCCGAGGGCGGCCCCGGTCTGACGGTGCGCACCGTCGAGCAGCTGACCGGTGTCCACGTCGACCACTACCTCGAGGTGGACTTCACCAGCTTCATGAAGACGGTGGACGTGGTGGGCGGAGTGAAGGTCTGTACGGCACGGCCGCTGAAGGACGACCACACCGGTCTTGACCTGCCGGCCGGCAGCCATGTGCTGAACGGCGGCCAGGCGCTGCAATACGTGCGCTCCCGGCATATCGACGGCACCTCCGACCTGGGCCGGATCCAGCGCCAGCAGCGGTTCATGGCGTCGGTGATCCACCAGACCACCGCCGGGGGCATCCTCTTCAACCCGGTGAAGTTCAACAAGGTGGCCTCCACGCTGCTGGGCTCGGTCCGGGCCGACCACGGTTTCGGGGCGGAGGACCTGGTGGAGCTGGGCCGGGCGATGCACGGCTTCACCCCGGCGTCCTCGGAGTTCGCCTCGGTCCCGGTGGATCTGCCCGGCACCCCGGTCAGGGGGGTCGGCTCCACCCTCCGCTGGAACGAGGAGAAGGCCGGCCGGCTGTTCACGGCCATCCGCGAGGACCGGCCGCTGACCGTGCACCGGCCCAGGAAAGCGGGCGGTGTCCCGGTCGATGTGGCTCCCGCCCGGATCAAGGTCCATGTGCTCAACGGCACCACCGAGTCGGGACTCGCCCGGCGCGCGGACCGTGCCCTGCACGCCTCCGGGTTCGCCACCACCGGTTCCCCGGCCGACGCGGCGGTCTCGGACGTCAAGCGCACGGTGATCACCTACGACCCGGTCTGGAACCGTTCGGTGCGCTCACTGGCGGCCGCGCTGCCCGGTGCGGAGCTGCGGCCGGTCGCCAAGCAGGGCGCGGTGATGCAGGTCACGGTGGGCAGGGACTACAAGGGCGTGCGGAAGGTGCGGACCGAGGAGCCGCGTCCGGACAAGAACGGCATCGAGGCGGTCACCGGCGACGAGGTCGCCTGCTCCTAG
- a CDS encoding glycosyltransferase family 2 protein, with protein sequence MPPHQLPAVSVIMPVLNEERHLRNSVRHILEQEYAGEMEVVIALGPSTDRTDQIAAELVAEDPRVHTVPNPTGRTPAALNAAIKASRHPVVVRVDGHGMLSPDYIATAVRLLEETGAQNVGGIMHAEGENDWEHAVAAAMTSKIGVGNAAFHTGGEAAPAETVYLGVFRREALEQQGGYNEEFIRAQDWELNFRIREAGGLIWFSPELKVSYRPRPSVRALAKQYKDYGRWRHVVARFHQGSINLRYLAPPIAVVAIAAGLVVGAAVTPWGLVIPGGYLAAIAAGSVPAGKGLPLAARLRIPVALATMHMSWGWGFLTSPRSLAKKVIASRRPAVMAQG encoded by the coding sequence ATGCCCCCGCATCAGCTCCCGGCCGTCTCCGTGATCATGCCGGTGCTCAATGAGGAACGCCATCTGCGCAACTCCGTGCGGCACATCCTGGAGCAGGAGTACGCCGGTGAGATGGAGGTGGTGATCGCCCTCGGCCCGTCCACCGACCGCACCGACCAGATCGCTGCCGAGCTGGTCGCCGAGGACCCCCGGGTGCACACCGTGCCCAACCCCACGGGCCGTACCCCCGCCGCGCTCAACGCCGCGATCAAGGCGTCGCGCCATCCGGTGGTGGTCCGGGTCGACGGCCACGGCATGCTGTCCCCGGACTACATCGCGACGGCCGTGCGGCTCCTGGAGGAGACCGGCGCGCAGAACGTCGGCGGCATCATGCACGCCGAGGGCGAGAACGACTGGGAGCACGCCGTCGCCGCGGCCATGACCTCCAAGATCGGGGTCGGCAACGCCGCGTTCCACACCGGCGGCGAGGCCGCCCCGGCCGAGACCGTCTATCTGGGCGTCTTCCGCCGCGAGGCGCTGGAGCAACAGGGCGGCTACAACGAGGAGTTCATCCGCGCCCAGGACTGGGAGCTGAACTTCCGGATCCGTGAGGCGGGCGGGCTGATCTGGTTCTCGCCCGAGCTGAAGGTCTCCTACCGGCCGCGGCCCAGCGTGCGGGCGCTGGCCAAGCAGTACAAGGACTACGGCCGCTGGCGCCATGTCGTGGCCCGCTTCCACCAGGGCTCGATCAATCTGCGCTATCTCGCCCCGCCGATCGCCGTTGTCGCCATCGCGGCGGGCCTGGTCGTGGGCGCGGCCGTCACCCCGTGGGGTCTGGTGATCCCCGGCGGCTATCTGGCGGCCATCGCAGCGGGCTCGGTCCCCGCGGGCAAGGGGCTGCCGCTCGCGGCCCGGCTGCGGATCCCGGTCGCGCTGGCCACCATGCACATGTCGTGGGGCTGGGGCTTTCTGACCAGCCCGCGGTCGCTCGCCAAGAAGGTCATCGCCAGCCGCCGCCCGGCGGTCATGGCTCAGGGCTGA